The sequence TCGTCAagggcgtcggcgtcctGCTTAACCTTTTGGTCTTCCTCATGGAGTCCCGCGGCGTGGAGGTGCTTCAGGAGGCCCTGGAGCTCCTCGGCGCTGAGCCAGCCGTCGGCGTCCAAGTCGTAGGCCCTAAAGATGAACTGCATGCGGAGCTTCCCACTAGCCATTTCGAGGTCCTCGGCGACCTCGGGCTGCGTCACGTAGAAACCAGCGCGGAAGTCGCGCAGTAGgatctcgtcgtcgcgcttcctcgcaaaggtgcggaagaagaagtcgTGGTGTTCCACAGGCAGACAGGAGGGGTAGGCGCTAAGAAGACGCTCAaagcccgcgcgcgagagccccGGCGCGCTCGAGGGCTCCGGCATTGACACATTCAACGCGACCCCGGGGGCGGAAACATggggcgcggacgcgttGGCGACAGGGAGCGCGAAGCGATCGAAGACCTTCTTCAGGCGCTGGGCATCTTCCACGCAACAGTCCTCGAGAAGCGTCCGCTCCCACAGAAACGCGAAGGAAAACCACTCGTAGAAGGCAGCATCGAGCTCTTGAGAATCCGCGAGGGTCTGAGACGGGGACAgagggcgcgacgacgcggcgggaggcggcagcggaggcagcgcagcgatGGAGAGCGAGGTCCCGCCCAGCCGCTTCGCCGACAaactccgcgcctgcggcgagtgCGGCTGGCACGTCTcctgagcgaggaggcgaaactGGCGAGCGAGACCACACGAGGACCGGGGCTTCAGACTCGGAGATactggcggcgacgacgtggCGGTTTCCTCGTTTACTGTCtgggcgggcgacgccggccCGCTTCCCACGCACTCTGCGGACACGCACGACTGCAACACAGTTCCCTTGGACTTTTTCTTCGTGCCTTCTTTGCCTGCGACACTCTCCGCCTTCGAGCTCTGCCCGGAGCCCTCCGCCTTCCagccgccggctgccgcctcggGCGTCCCCCAAggctcgtctccttcgtcgaGCCCCTCGATGCCCCGCTTGACGGAGTTCACCACGTTCacagccgcgagagcgacggaggctGCTAGGCctggagccgcggaggcgacgtgcagaagcgagcgcgccgTGAGCGAGAGATTCTCAAGCACCACGGAGGCCGTTTTGTTGCCCAGGAGGCGGCCCTGCTCTTCCGCGGTCAGCGGCTCAGCCTGTTCCGCCTCCGAAGGCGCGGGGACAGACGGGGACGGAGCTGCGGGGGTGGCGGGctccggcgggcgcgccaaCGACGCGTGGGCCGACGCCTCCGAGGCGCCCGCAAGAGAAACCGGTGAAGCCGCGACGCCTTGGTGCAGCGCAGGAAGaccgagcgaggaggccgctgagGAGGGCAGTGGAGTCGCCACAGAGGGCGCCGGGGGGAACCCGATGCCGTTTCCGGCCGCGTAGATCGAGCTGGCGTACGCGTTGGAGGCGAGGGCCGGACTGGCAGCGAACGCCGCGTtggccgcagcgccctgTTCGGGCGCGCCGACACTCTggttcgcgctgctgccccccGGCAACAAGGCCCTGGATCCTGGCGcgggagcgacgacgagaccTCCGTTGTTCGCCACGCTCGGCACCATGCCGGCCCCTGGGCTCGCGCTTCGCTCCTCGGATGGGACCCGGGAgctcgctgcggaggagagacCGCTGGAAGAGGACAGGCCGTTTCGCTCGCGGATGTGATCCACGACTCCACCCATGAAACCGCCTATCGCCCCGACCACTGCTgagcccgcgccggccgccgaggcgttCACCTGCCGCGCGAGGTCGGCCCCGCCagccttctgcgcggcgcggcggcccctcctcggcttccgccgccgcggccggctcgGAGTCCGCGGCGAATAGGGTGGCAGCTGCCGCACGATGAGCTCCGTCGGCTCCGGGgacgctcgctgcggcgcccgactGCGCCACGCGGGCCGCAGGACCGCCCCGCCCCGGGCGCCATAGTAGGCccccgcatgcgcaggcgagtacatcgacgcggcggacggaACGCAGTGGAcggggaggcgcgagggagagatgAGACATTTAGGAGGCAGCACAGCGCCCGAacttggcggcggcggcgcctcggcgtagCGCGGAGAGCTCGAAAGCGAGGGCGCAGGGAGGGCCGCGGGGCGCGAGTCTGGagacgcgtcgctgcctggGACGTACACGCGTCCGTCGCACACGACGAAGCCCCTTCCAGGGATCGTAGACGGCGCGTATTTCCGCGTATCGTacaccggcgccgcagagggcgaaggaggcatCCCCCAGTTTGGCGCCGAGGCAAAAGGAGTCGCAGCCGGGTAGCGGCCCGCCACCAGACTGACCTGCGGGTGTACCGACACCTGGActtcgggcgccgccgctgtggaTTTCTGTCCGGAAAAGGGAAACCACAGGGCCCCCTGCGAAGGATTTGCTTCTGCGCGTGGCCCTTGCTGAAAttcggcggcaggcgacacaGAGCCTACCTGGGCCgccccgcaggcgcctccgtccCCGGGGTTgatcgcctcctcctcctcagcctcAGAGCCcgcgcccccgccctcctcgtcacTGCTGCTACCGTAGAAGGCCTGAAACTGCTCGCCCCACTTCCCGCCCCACgtgcgcttcttcctccctccctGTCGGGCTCTACGCGCTCTCCCTGGAGCCAGCACAGTGCCTCCCAagagctgcggagacgccagcggcggcgtgccggcgcctgcgcgagcctcgggccgcgcgctcgcctcgaaCTCGTTGACCGCAGGCTTCTCGCCCAACTCggacacgcaggcgcgcacctgcgcctctgtcggGGCGTGAGCGACCACgcccgcggtcggcgcggggCAGGGCATGATTGACcccgacgagggcgacgacggagacgccgagaaagGCGTCGGGCACGCGAGGAGTCGCTGCTGGgccggaggggggggcgcctgcagaggacCTGCCGCAAAACTGCGGAAAACTGGAGCGCGAAGCGGGTCGCCCTTCAGCGTAGAGGCGGGCGCGTAGGCGCTGCTCCCCGTCGTCGTGCTCGCCAAAGACCCGAGGGGTTCCGCCCCGGCGACAGGCGGCGTGCCCAGAGACGgggccgcagcgcgccccaggaccgagggcgagggcgaaaaGAAGGTCCGCTCCGGTGCCTGGGCCGAAGGGGCATacggcttcggcggcgcgtaGGAACCCACGGAAgcggcggacgaaggcggcggcaggccgtGAACCGCGGGAggctgcgagagagcgagcgccggAGGCAAACTCAGGTCGCTCTGAGCCCGCCACTCGAAGTCGCCCTGCTCCCCCGAGGAAGCGCCGAACGGCGCGACACCTGAAccaagagaggaagacgacagagggggtgaggggggcggcggcgactgcgcgaGGTTAGCGAACTGGGTCTGGGACGCAACAGAGGGCGCGACCGCGTGTCGACCGGCCTCTTGCGGAACGCGCGATTGCGGCAAGAGAAGATTGCATACGTACTGGTAGGTCGGATCTGGGGACTGCTTCTCAATGTTGCGGCCGCGCTCGAGGAGGGACGCAGCGACATCTGTCATCCCCCTCGCgactccgcgctcgcgcgtctcccccaGCAACGCCTCTTCACGCAGCTTCTGGTGCGCGCGAAtcagcgccgcctgctcaGGCGAGGCGTCCACCTTGAAAGGCTCGGCGCGAGTCTGCGCTGCACGATCTCTGCTCCCATCGTACGCTCGCCCCGACACCCGCTTTCCTCCACGATCGCAGGCCTCCCCCTcaggctctccgcctctccgcgcaggctcggcaagcggcggcgttctgctctcttcgctttcgcgcgccttgcggacgggcgagcgcgcgggcgatgccccgcgaggcgagctcTCCATCGGGCTCACAtgcaagaagagaagagatccccgctgcggcagcttggcttcagagagcgacgaagcAAGGAGATGGAAGCGGGCGAGATCGCGCGAGAGTGCGAGGGTCCCCTCGCGTTCTGCGGCCACCACGCGCGCCGGGGAGGCAGTAGAAAggggaagaggagacgacggTCGCTTGTCTGCATCTTTGGGATGCAGCCGCGTGCCGCCGAAGCTCTCGTTGCTAACGGCCCTCATTCGGCCTCTCCCTCAGCTCCCGGTCCCAAGCAAAAAGCTTAGAGGCGTCCACCTAACACCTGCGCCCCGTTCCACTCAGAAAACGGCGCGTGAGGGGGGGtggcgggggggaggagaggctgcagaggcccgcgggggcTTGGAGGGCGCATGAGAGCCAAGCCGGTGCGCGGCAACGTCTACAGGACAACGGGACCGACGCGGAAAGAACAAGGTAATAACAGGCAAAGCGACGAAAACACGCAGATAGGAGGACGGCGTTCGCGAGGGAAACTCGCGAGGTTCAGCCGGGGAGCTATAAGGCGGCGCGCAAACCGGCGACGGAGGGCCTTCGCAGTTCTTGTAGGCTTTATGAACAGAGCAAATAGGAGCGTCAAAGCAAAGAAGCACGCCAGTTGACGCTAGTTAAGAGACAGGGGCACACTAGCATTTGAGCATCGACGCCGATAagaaagaggacgaggagtGAAGACacggcgccgggcggcgaCTTCGCCGTGGGACTCAATCGGGTGGGGGTACACATGCAGTCGGAGAGAAACCGGAGAAGAAACGAGAAGAACTGTGGAAGCGCGATTTCGCGAATAAAACAGAGCAGCAAAACTCTAAAACTCTCGCGAGTGCGGTAGCGCGACTCAccgagacgcggaagaaagacACAGAACGAAGAAGATGACAACGCTGGTCCCTCACGCTTCAGGGTCCCTTCGAGAATCTTTGAAAACGAGtaaagagaaaaaacattctctttttcttcggaAAAACACTATTTTTCGATTTTTTTTGTACTTGTGTGGAGCGGCCGCTGGACGGCGCTTGAGCCGTAGGCGTTCACAGTCGGGGGTGGCGACAAGACAGACAACACGCGACGATTGGGGAAAATGAAGAAGCTCCGGGTGAAAGCGAAATCGATTGATTTCAACCGAAAAAGAGCTTCCCGGTCGTTCCGCGGTGAATGGGAAAAGCGAAGAGTCAACCCAGGTTTGACAAGACAAAAACCGAtggggagaggaggggggcaGGCCGGGGGTGAAGAACCCAACGAAGAGCGAGCACGGACTATGAATTCGCGAGGGAGGATGCACAGTTGCAGGCTGATCGACGGCAAGCTAAGGTGGAAAGCTGTCCCAATCTTGGAAAGTGGACCGAAAACGCAGCACCAAAGGGGCAACTCTACTGTGGAGCCTTCAAAAGGTCattctcgccctctctttctctctctcagttCCCTTCGCTTGaacccccgccccctcctcctctaTCCTGAAAAAGTCGCTTTCTGAAGACAGCCaaccgcgcgcgcgcgaagcaagcaagccgcgcccgcgccccgcgAGGCGTCTTGAGCGCCACGCGCGTTCTTTTCGCTCGCAGAACAGAGCTGCCTGTTTCTGCCTCAGCAAAAGGAGACAAAGTGAACTTACGAGAGGCCGCTTTTGATTTGCTCGAGCTTTCTGACCTGGAAAaaagggcgagggcgctgaGCACGGCGGAAACGAGCCACGCGCACTGCGATAACAAGAAAGGTTCAGGAGTCGGCgtggagaggggggggggggtcgctTTAAGTCCTGAAAGAATTGGCTATGTTGTCGAGTCTCGCTGTGGCGACTTCGTCTCCAATCTCGCTGTGGCTCTCACTTCGAAAAACCTTCAGAGAATATGGGGCCccacgcagctgctcgccttTGCAGAATCATCAGCAGCAAATCCACGCATTCGCCCCCTGACTGTTGTACGAGTCCAACTGACTGTTGTACGAGTCCAACTGACTGTTGTACGACTCCAACTGACTGTTGTACGAGTCCAACAGTCAGGGGGCGAATGCGTGCATCGGTgagaaaaaggcgaaggccgaTGAGGTGCGGTTTCGCTGGGGTAGCGAACAGAGCGACGCAGATAGATTGAGCATGATagcccgcgccctcgcagggGGAGTGGCTTCTCCCACATTCCCAGCCGTAGTCGGTCTAGAGGACGAAAAGTGCCTTTAACTTGAAAGCCGGCGCGAAGAGCGTACTCCTCATAAATGGAACTCGAGTGCACATGCAAGTGTGTACGCGTCTGTAGGTGGCTCTGTTGATCGCAAAGGAAGTTGCCAAAGGCACACGAGCGACCAGAAACCACGCCACGAGTGCAAAGCCGAGTAGCCTGACGGAGGGAACTCCAGTGAGGCGACGCACTCATTGAGCAGGGAAGTTCCTGCGACCGAAAGTCTCGTGAGGTAAGGGTTCCTCTAGAGTGAGGATTCTACGGTTcacgcagaagcagaaaccCCTAGGCACTGCAACTCAGTGGACCGTGAATGACGCCGCTGTTGTGCGTATCGCCCCATTATGGTATAGACCCGGGAGCGGGACTCCAGGCAGAATGCAAACAGTAGTCGCACTAAATTAGGCTGAGGAAGCAAGCCAGATGCAGAGCGTTCTATCCCATTCGGGAGTTGCCTCTGCGACTCGTTCTGGTATAGGGCTGCTGTAGAGCTCGCTGATCGCTCTGTACTGTCTTGTTCTCAGTTCGCCGTTGTAGGCCATTCGATTGGGCGCACTGCAGACAGGAAATGGTTCCATTAATGCACTGGGTTTTAGCTGGGGAGCTAAGCCAACCAAAGCCCTCTCTTTCCCTTGCAGCAGATATAAGAGCACGAGCCACTAGATCGCGTGAACAGAACGACCATTGCGTAGAAGGCGAAACGCGAAAAGTCGTCCGGGAGGTCACTGACACTGGGGCGCTCTTCTACGCCTGATTTCCCGGCGTAACAGCACTTCCCGCGAGAGCATCTAGAAGCTGATAGCAGGGTTTTGTTGGCCGGTTATTGCCCCAAAAGTGACTGCGCCCACGAGCTTCATCATGTTAGAATTCAGGGTGCGATCCTGGAGGCCCTGTTCGATCTTGCTAACCACACTTTTTGTGGCGAGGGGGGTGTACCGACGCGTTcgacacgccgccgctgaggcagacggctcttcttctttgctTCTACGCATTGTTTGGAGAAAACATCGAAAAAAACGTCCCGCATTTTTGTCCCCGCTctcatcttcctcttctttctcgaaCTGAACTCGTGCCGccttctgttttctctcttgtCGGTGAAATGTCTTGAAACGCTTGTCTCACTCTGCGGCGCGACTGGAGCATTGCCGTTACCTCTTTTCTACCTCGCGCGTCGATCTTCCGCAGGAGGAAAGAGTTTTGTCGCTGGAGACTCGCATCATTTTCGCTGCGttgttttcctcttctccgctaCCTTCGCCATCCCTGGGCGAGACCAGAAGTATTTCGTCCCGAGTCTATGTCGCCGTTGTCGGCGGGAGGGAAACCACAAGCCCCAATTTGTTTCTTTTGGGTGGAATTGTGCTGGTAGAAGACGCATTTCAGTCAACGTTGTGTCTTCTTTTTGTCTACTTATTTTGGCCTACGTTCCCTCGCATTCCACGAGCTCGTTGAACGCGCCTCTCATGCTTCCTTGTCTGCAAAGCAAGCTAAGTCTCTCGACGACTCTACGTTCTGACTGTCCCCCTCGTCCAGTCTGAATAACCATTCGAAAAACATTCTCATGCGACTCTTCAAGCACAGCGCAGGTTTCAATCACCTTTTTAAGGGCCTTTCTGTCCAAGTATGCCTTCTTTTCGTGTGGGGACTGCTGCCCGAGTCTAGTGTGGCTTCCCTCCTCAGCCTCTTCGTTTGCTGTCAGGCTTgt is a genomic window of Besnoitia besnoiti strain Bb-Ger1 chromosome IV, whole genome shotgun sequence containing:
- a CDS encoding hypothetical protein (encoded by transcript BESB_052670); amino-acid sequence: MRAVSNESFGGTRLHPKDADKRPSSPLPLSTASPARVVAAEREGTLALSRDLARFHLLASSLSEAKLPQRGSLLFLHVSPMESSPRGASPARSPVRKARESEESRTPPLAEPARRGGEPEGEACDRGGKRVSGRAYDGSRDRAAQTRAEPFKVDASPEQAALIRAHQKLREEALLGETRERGVARGMTDVAASLLERGRNIEKQSPDPTYQYVCNLLLPQSRVPQEAGRHAVAPSVASQTQFANLAQSPPPPSPPLSSSSLGSGVAPFGASSGEQGDFEWRAQSDLSLPPALALSQPPAVHGLPPPSSAASVGSYAPPKPYAPSAQAPERTFFSPSPSVLGRAAAPSLGTPPVAGAEPLGSLASTTTGSSAYAPASTLKGDPLRAPVFRSFAAGPLQAPPPPAQQRLLACPTPFSASPSSPSSGSIMPCPAPTAGVVAHAPTEAQVRACVSELGEKPAVNEFEASARPEARAGAGTPPLASPQLLGGTVLAPGRARRARQGGRKKRTWGGKWGEQFQAFYGSSSDEEGGGAGSEAEEEEAINPGDGGACGAAQVGSVSPAAEFQQGPRAEANPSQGALWFPFSGQKSTAAAPEVQVSVHPQVSLVAGRYPAATPFASAPNWGMPPSPSAAPVYDTRKYAPSTIPGRGFVVCDGRVYVPGSDASPDSRPAALPAPSLSSSPRYAEAPPPPSSGAVLPPKCLISPSRLPVHCVPSAASMYSPAHAGAYYGARGGAVLRPAWRSRAPQRASPEPTELIVRQLPPYSPRTPSRPRRRKPRRGRRAAQKAGGADLARQVNASAAGAGSAVVGAIGGFMGGVVDHIRERNGLSSSSGLSSAASSRVPSEERSASPGAGMVPSVANNGGLVVAPAPGSRALLPGGSSANQSVGAPEQGAAANAAFAASPALASNAYASSIYAAGNGIGFPPAPSVATPLPSSAASSLGLPALHQGVAASPVSLAGASEASAHASLARPPEPATPAAPSPSVPAPSEAEQAEPLTAEEQGRLLGNKTASVVLENLSLTARSLLHVASAAPGLAASVALAAVNVVNSVKRGIEGLDEGDEPWGTPEAAAGGWKAEGSGQSSKAESVAGKEGTKKKSKGTVLQSCVSAECVGSGPASPAQTVNEETATSSPPVSPSLKPRSSCGLARQFRLLAQETCQPHSPQARSLSAKRLGGTSLSIAALPPLPPPAASSRPLSPSQTLADSQELDAAFYEWFSFAFLWERTLLEDCCVEDAQRLKKVFDRFALPVANASAPHVSAPGVALNVSMPEPSSAPGLSRAGFERLLSAYPSCLPVEHHDFFFRTFARKRDDEILLRDFRAGFYVTQPEVAEDLEMASGKLRMQFIFRAYDLDADGWLSAEELQGLLKHLHAAGLHEEDQKVKQDADALDELVKKEAQVLLTRFPRFGYSAFLHCVRTGVFNATHRLLRCQVSLPMLIKEEEEIKRGIYHAASHKHSLALPTGPGDRAADASAELPPGAQDAATAAVAAAAAVVSAAAASAVLAGKSISQPPANQVGPLVALAPVGGTTPQGPEKAPDAGVSLTLTGRASPFASAAEAQPGGRGEGNLAASGLKQPETAFTPMTGLPSPFQSTAGLQPSAGDRLFASACGVGPSVPGKSIRPVTTPEKQVAKKASYPSLSPHVSAIACRVVQHAKAALPFSSRQELDARLAAFLAADAASPLGAPGVASFLGMPLALEDMVALFDACSVLFAAEETVIEVNLPSKIFGDIHGHLADLLEFFGSFGWPGDIDKITQQMEDFLFLGDYVDRGHCSLDVLLLLFSLKVLYPNRVFLLRGNHEDRQMNRDYGFFEELQRKLGEASEMLWEKSNDVFDLLPLAAFVPTAGLFCLHGCLGDSIESINDLRSIERPLHVSALNLGQSLSARDLENVAANRVMDCLWSDPERPAERGEDAVGPASPRGGHVVRSSAAFIESFLDRNRLALLVRGHECVAPGYCYDLGGRCLTLFSASNYCETAQNDGAALHVYREEEEEPGALGKPRQHITWHVLLVECMPRRARGGPSAAGAAGDDRVEFSSLAPGCASPVFCPSSPHPPTHPPLVPRAASPDAQAQGACYEELARLASEAARSPMNGGSPAFPSSPVGGALHSPMHASSPHAPPGARLPLNPGTSSSPFLHPYAASGTVLRPCSPSQAPSSMPPLSMAACAAGLSTPRIVTTSHRPAGTGLEPNGYGGGADLVSPGPHIEIPSEVLRSHPCSPASSPHAAANAGPLLSPSGIAHPQCVSAPSSPASFAFHTALHTSSPAPAAQHSLPGARGALLPPLSPGYMAESERVQRTAERAQACATSSLGLSAAPLDTNIPPGSVKSIFPSPSVYHQTAGKLAARPPRPPVARGLRRLQRLPWKTVSVAQHTPQAGGGGDAADGRSAKADLGGGIPTFSALPRVSDDEGASGDSCPFATHAGGPGFAGAAGRRDPGGPVLGPFSPVAGSRTGSPPLGFADACRGARQLEADFREPQRRPECSPRSPHWRAVHGLLASTCSPEYNTLPEAGPTPGPDADTSSRRESPVRVRLPPLCAADTDRPSTSLPPELRPQSRPPAGCPASPGFADYSSPRQLGPRDGEKGLLSPARGDSTSPAARGCRPLSALASPTAVGRGRGEGRDEEPRDDERRDRRPRQRSSISSFFSARGDETEVGASASPWSFEDACGGRREQRQTRARRALTTCETRDRRADDEDEDPVAAAFAAAALEGQKTRRRRRRKSFAV